The sequence CCTTCGCTCGCGCAGCGAGATGGACACCGTCAGCCGCCAGGAGCAGGTCCGCGAGGCCCGTCGCAAGTTCGAGgccaaggagagggagaaggaagaaaagtatGCCCGCGAGCAGATCCGCAAGCGGGAGCGCGCCGATGCCAAGGAGGCGCAAAAGACTGAGCGCGCGCAGGCCTCGAAGCGAAAAACCAGCTTTGGACACACCAGCACGCTTTCCAGCGCCAGGAACTCGTCCAGCGTCCGCGAGAAGAACGAGTCTGAGCCCCTCAATGGTGGTGAACCAGCCGCGGATGAGCATTTCCAGGCCCCATCGCGGAGTAAGACGGCTAAACGCAGGACAAACAGCCTGTGGACGGCTTTCATTCTCTGGCTGAGAACCCGCCTTCTTAAGCTTGCCAGGCGATCATAGGCGACCAGCAACGCATTCCAGCCTCCATACCGACtctacacacacacacacacactatACACTTATgaatccatccatctctgGATTCGATTAATCCAAGTAACAGCAATGTTACAAGAGAGCGAAATGCTACATAtgactacatgtatatatataacactTTTCTTcgccccccttttttaccactcatcatcatcatcatcatcatcatcaaccaaTCAATTTTAGCGACACATATCAACAGCGAGGTCGAGAAGCTGGACGTTTACTACCGGCTCAAATTtcatgattttttttattcttccttCCCTTTTCACGGCTCTTGAGTTACAGTCGGGGAGCAACAGACCCCAGGCAAACGCAGCATCTGGCAATGCcgttattacttttttttttactctttttttttttcacgcgAAACACAAATGCAAAGTTTTGTCTTCTGCGAGGCGTTACGGGAACAATGGAAACGGTACCAAGCATTGGGCGGAAATGTttgacttcttctctttactttttctctctatcaCTCAAAACAAAATGATTTTGAGTCTTGatgaatttctttttttttttcttttctattctaACTCCTTTTTGGACTTTTACGAATTGCATACAGGAGGATATACACATTTACCTAAGGGGAAACCGCGCTTTGGAGAGTTACTCAAGGAGAAAACTttggaagaaaacaaaatccaCTCCTTTTTTTGAGAAAGACCCCAAGCAAAATTGAGAAACAAATAATAACACacagtgaaaaaaaaaagagatattcCTTGGGCCAGTAATTTTTCTGTTCCCAACGGAGAGGAGAGGCTTCTTGTTCGAGATTTTAACGGAACCACTCGAAAGCGTTTTTTCACgcttgagagagagagtttttGGAGAGGGAAAGTTTTTATatcaaacttttttttttttggcggaGGTTGCGATGGGAAAGGATATTTACCATAGATGATGGGTCCGTCCGCAAGGTCTTTTTGTTTGGTAGTTGTTAGACTTGAACGCGGTGTGAAATACGAACAAGTTGCAAGATCATTTTATTAAGAATTTCCTCCAATAAACCGCTGTGATGTTTACTTGTGCATGTGTCGTGTTGTTTATTGatttgtttatttgtttgttttgatgTTTGCTTACATGTGCTGGGGTGCcatatgcatgtatgtatgtatgcatgcATAAGTGCCACTACTGCTACCTACTTACTACTtctttgtttgttgtttgttgAGGGCTGGCTACTAATTTACCTACTACACGAATCCGTCGTCTCTTTATGTTGGTGCCTTGGAGGTGGCATCATTCAATTGGTATACAAAATAACTGCGCGCGCCATGTATTGGATGGCTTAGGGCGATGTGATTCGTTCAAGGGGGCGCGAATCAGATGATTAACCCAAAGGGGATCGATCACCAGGGGCGCAGTGATGATCTTGGAGTCGGTCGACGgtccatctttctttttttttttaacatgtGAGGCGGGTGGGTTACACTGGGCCGGTGAGATTTGGAGAGGGTAGGTGGGCTGGCGGTGAGGCTCGGTGAGGGGTGAGGTTTGTCATGTGGTGTGCGTTGTAGATTGTTGAGTGAGAGCAAAGGCTTGTCTGAAATTGATGTGCTCTTCAATGGACAAATCGAGAGGTTTGTTGCTGCTTGTATCATTGTTTGCTCTGAGTAGATGGTGGCTTGCACATGTGGTATATGATGCTCTTTACGATATCAAAGTACGGGTAACTCACGGAGTATTAAGATGCTAGACATGTATTCACTAAGAGCTCGATTCAGATAGGTGAAATATACAGAATaacaagatatatatatatggatTGATTACAATACGAAACATGTAACGTAATCCGGCTTGAAAAGGCTGTAGGATAAATGGCTGGAACATGGCATGTGATTACCGCCATAGAACGCTTTACATGAACCCAATTTAATCAGCACTCTCGTATATTATTACAAAGACTTGGCATTTCATTATAACACGCATGCTCAAGCAACATTTTCATCAACTATTAGCCCATAGGTATTTGCCGATATTATCCTCCCATTTTTTACAGCTTCGACCTCGACCTCACATCAACCGGTGCCCACCAAGGGTATCCCGGAGGCGCATTCTCATCTATCGTATCCTTAAACTCAGGCTGCCTCTTCTGCAGAAAGCTCTGAATCCCCTCCTGTGCATCATCGCTCCGAACGAGCGAGTAGAACAGCTTGCTTTCCACAAGATGGGCCTCCTCTGGAGATGCCGGCGCGCGGTAGACCTGGTTCTTCATCACCGCCGCCGACACCAAGCTGACATTGGCGGCAATCTCATCCGCGATCCTCAGCGCCGTGGGGAGCACCTCGCCCGCCTCGACAACCTCGCTGAACAGCCCGTCAAACAATTTGTGGCCGGCAGGGTAGACTCCCCCCGTGGTAGCCAGATGCAGGGCCTTTGAGG comes from Trichoderma asperellum chromosome 3, complete sequence and encodes:
- a CDS encoding uncharacterized protein (SECRETED:SignalP(1-26)~TransMembrane:1 (n2-13c17/18o27-44i)), translated to MIFFILPSLFTALELQSGSNRPQANAASGNAVITFFFTLFFFHAKHKCKVLSSARRYGNNGNGTKHWAEMFDFFSLLFLSITQNKMILSLDEFLFFFLFYSNSFLDFYELHTGGYTHLPKGKPRFGELLKEKTLEENKIHSFF